A single Mangifera indica cultivar Alphonso chromosome 20, CATAS_Mindica_2.1, whole genome shotgun sequence DNA region contains:
- the LOC123204182 gene encoding uncharacterized protein LOC123204182 isoform X1, translating to MAASSPALSNNTSHTHTILAATLHRETPQKTLRGLNKPKCIQCSNVACSRVNYSFKVVVFPCCVSFRNSLRVASLRQLSNNFAQFNNVQMPLCSRKPLTRKDATVMNEWRFCKLKEYRDRNIEVENEASDRCMQNISLLEEVFL from the exons ATGGCCGCCTCATCGCCAGCTTTAAGTAACAACACCTCCCATACTCACACCATACTGGCCGCCACTTTGCATCGTGAAACGCCGCAAAAAACTCTCCGCGGCCTCAACAAGCCCAAGTGTATTCAATGCAGCAACGTCGCTTGCTCTAG GGTGAATTACAGTTTTAAAGTGGTTGTTTTTCCTTGTTGCGTTTCCTTCAGGAACTCGCTCAGAGTTGCATCACTTAGGCAACTTTCCAACAATTTTGCTCAATTCAACAATGTCCAAATGCCACTGTGCTCAAGGAAACCATTGACCAGAAAG GATGCCACTGTTATGAATGAATGGAGATTTTGCAAGCTAAAGGAATACAGGGATAGAAATATTGAAGTGGAAAATGAAGCTTCTGACCGTTGTATGCAGAATATTAGTTTACTGGAGGAGGTATTTTTGTGA
- the LOC123204182 gene encoding uncharacterized protein LOC123204182 isoform X2 → MAASSPALSNNTSHTHTILAATLHRETPQKTLRGLNKPKCIQCSNVACSRNSLRVASLRQLSNNFAQFNNVQMPLCSRKPLTRKDATVMNEWRFCKLKEYRDRNIEVENEASDRCMQNISLLEEVFL, encoded by the exons ATGGCCGCCTCATCGCCAGCTTTAAGTAACAACACCTCCCATACTCACACCATACTGGCCGCCACTTTGCATCGTGAAACGCCGCAAAAAACTCTCCGCGGCCTCAACAAGCCCAAGTGTATTCAATGCAGCAACGTCGCTTGCTCTAG GAACTCGCTCAGAGTTGCATCACTTAGGCAACTTTCCAACAATTTTGCTCAATTCAACAATGTCCAAATGCCACTGTGCTCAAGGAAACCATTGACCAGAAAG GATGCCACTGTTATGAATGAATGGAGATTTTGCAAGCTAAAGGAATACAGGGATAGAAATATTGAAGTGGAAAATGAAGCTTCTGACCGTTGTATGCAGAATATTAGTTTACTGGAGGAGGTATTTTTGTGA